Proteins found in one Pseudomonadota bacterium genomic segment:
- a CDS encoding SPOR domain-containing protein — MRDQEKWRDRVELSLDSRQVFLLFAGAAVVLILVFVFGIAVGKRLEGDAVPQAETDPLAILDQLSAGEQDHGAALSFPEALTGGDKGAAAGAAAGGARPSRSPSTPPDEAASPNVAPALPAATAPPAPTLARELARASARAAAEATPNPPTARFAPPLPGARSQSGVSSGLPRPQAAVAVAAIPAAIPAATPTAIPAAPPRGGYTLQVSAFQSEVEAKQFLRQLERRGLHPQLVRAEVPDRGTWYRVRLGQYKSWEQAVAAKEQFERSNGVIAYVTRN; from the coding sequence ATGCGCGACCAAGAGAAGTGGCGCGATCGCGTGGAGCTGTCGCTCGACAGCAGGCAGGTCTTTCTGCTCTTCGCCGGCGCTGCGGTCGTCCTCATCCTGGTCTTCGTCTTCGGCATCGCCGTGGGCAAACGGCTCGAGGGCGACGCCGTGCCGCAGGCCGAGACGGATCCGCTCGCGATCCTCGATCAGCTGAGCGCGGGCGAGCAGGACCATGGGGCGGCGCTGAGCTTTCCCGAGGCACTCACGGGCGGTGACAAGGGAGCCGCTGCGGGCGCGGCCGCGGGTGGAGCGCGACCCAGCCGATCGCCCTCGACGCCGCCAGACGAGGCCGCGTCGCCCAACGTGGCTCCGGCGCTCCCTGCGGCCACCGCGCCGCCGGCGCCGACGCTGGCCCGTGAGCTGGCCCGCGCATCGGCCCGCGCCGCCGCGGAGGCTACGCCCAATCCGCCCACGGCCCGATTCGCGCCGCCGCTGCCCGGGGCGCGCAGCCAGTCGGGCGTGAGCTCGGGCCTCCCCCGACCACAGGCTGCGGTGGCCGTCGCTGCGATCCCGGCCGCGATCCCGGCCGCGACCCCCACTGCGATCCCGGCCGCGCCACCTCGTGGCGGCTATACGCTGCAGGTCAGCGCCTTTCAGAGCGAGGTCGAAGCGAAGCAGTTCCTGCGCCAGCTCGAGCGCCGTGGGTTGCATCCGCAGCTCGTGCGCGCTGAGGTGCCGGATCGAGGCACCTGGTACCGTGTGCGCCTGGGTCAGTACAAGAGCTGGGAGCAGGCTGTTGCCGCCAAGGAGCAGTTCGAGCGTTCGAACGGCGTGATCGCGTACGTTACGCGCAACTAG
- a CDS encoding DUF882 domain-containing protein, which yields MHRWLLRTALAILLGATLLTGAGAGASAARRRSGPVDRFPPLVLINVNAPGQPRLSLRLYDRRGRLQRGVARRVASFLRCHHTGKRHVIAPRLLAEAYRVFRRFGRRPLLVYSAFRDRRVARLKRSFHTRGQALDFRIEGVSNRQLRDFLLASRRNVGVGYYTGSPFVHLDVRDRPAFWVDFSGPGEPARYAAEPRAVLLAERRGIRPGALEALSLARVTPARAASKDAVAAVERRAPADTILISAAGEAIGVAGGVGRAAVARGELVAPSAQPLGPAATVIASRPRPEAGADRGGAIAPPARTPVLE from the coding sequence ATGCACCGCTGGCTCTTGCGCACGGCGCTCGCGATCTTGCTCGGGGCGACGCTCCTCACGGGGGCGGGGGCCGGGGCGAGCGCGGCGCGGCGGCGCAGCGGCCCGGTCGATCGCTTTCCGCCGCTGGTGCTGATCAACGTCAATGCGCCCGGTCAACCGCGCCTGAGCCTTCGGCTCTACGATCGACGCGGCCGCCTTCAACGCGGGGTCGCGCGCCGTGTGGCGAGCTTCCTGCGCTGCCACCATACGGGTAAACGCCATGTGATCGCGCCGCGGCTGCTCGCGGAGGCCTATCGCGTCTTCCGTCGCTTCGGTCGGCGCCCGCTCCTGGTCTACAGCGCCTTTCGCGACCGCCGTGTCGCGCGCCTCAAGCGCAGCTTCCACACGCGGGGGCAAGCTCTGGACTTTCGGATCGAAGGGGTCAGCAATCGCCAGCTACGCGACTTCTTGCTCGCGTCGCGGCGCAATGTCGGCGTCGGTTACTACACCGGCTCGCCCTTCGTGCACCTCGACGTTCGCGATCGTCCGGCGTTCTGGGTCGACTTCAGCGGGCCGGGGGAGCCCGCGCGCTATGCGGCTGAGCCGCGCGCGGTGCTACTGGCCGAGCGTCGCGGAATCAGGCCCGGCGCGCTCGAAGCGCTGAGTCTCGCCCGCGTCACCCCGGCCCGAGCTGCCTCGAAGGATGCCGTCGCCGCAGTGGAACGCAGGGCCCCTGCCGATACGATCTTGATCAGCGCGGCAGGCGAGGCGATCGGCGTCGCCGGTGGCGTGGGGCGCGCGGCCGTCGCCCGAGGCGAGCTGGTGGCGCCCAGCGCGCAGCCGCTCGGTCCAGCGGCGACGGTGATCGCGTCGAGGCCCAGGCCGGAGGCCGGCGCCGACCGCGGCGGGGCGATTGCTCCACCGGCGCGGACGCCAGTGCTAGAGTGA
- the mutS gene encoding DNA mismatch repair protein MutS: MATGGVDTPLMRQYLEIKQRYPDAMLLFRLGDFYELFFEDAVVAAQTLGLTLTSREKHKPEPIPMCGVPHHAAKGYVRKLLDAGFKVAICEQVEDPRLARGLTRREVTEVVTPGVVLDTDHLDAHCNNFLVALHADGGVTAGLAALDLSTFELRLTQLDDTAALLDELARLRPKEVLHDETLGDRLDALRVAVGGVWQSVSPQTPRLAAEGALALLRAQSDAPLDPSALARAGPAIMAAGLALQYAASTQPMRGVPACRTVFYQPADHLQLDEATLVNLEVLSASAERTTHGSLLWVLDRTTTPMGSRLLRQLLARPLRDLAAIRRRQDAVALLVDEPALRQPTREALRAVGDLERLTARAVLEAATPRELSRLGRSLLQLPVLAAALRQAAAHVPARELPELLRWPEDLLADVAEALERSLLEDAPATAREGSIFRPGFRAELDELVQLAEGGRAAIARLEAALRERTGIGSLKVRFNRVVGYYIEVTKANLRHVPQDFQRKHSTLNAERFTTPELQDYELRVLGAQDRRNALEQQLFEQLRREVGAQAGRIKAAAARLGWLDVLCALAEVAEANNYCRPVVDDSSTIEIEQGRHPVVERFLPAGQFVPNDLVVDGASGAMLIITGPNMAGKSTVIRQVALISLLAQVGAFVPCRRARLGLVDRIFTRVGASDNLARGESTFMVEMRESAAILRHASARSLVILDEIGRGTSTYDGISIAWAVAEYLHDRVGSRTLFATHYHELCQLAAVRPRVRNYSVAVKEWQGRVVFLHQLVAGPASRSYGIEVARLAGLPPPVIERARQVLAALEGTAPAADLPLHDRLRSPAAVPPLSAPLSAPLSAPLNAAARAERAIVADLSEIITERLTPLEALTLLDGLAARARAGGDATSSAQAPTREFDRPD; this comes from the coding sequence ATGGCAACGGGCGGGGTCGATACGCCGCTGATGCGGCAATACCTCGAGATCAAACAGCGCTATCCGGACGCGATGTTGCTGTTCCGGCTCGGCGACTTCTACGAGCTCTTCTTCGAGGACGCCGTCGTCGCCGCGCAGACCCTCGGGCTGACCCTGACCAGCCGGGAAAAGCATAAGCCCGAACCGATTCCGATGTGCGGCGTGCCGCATCACGCAGCCAAGGGCTACGTCCGCAAGTTGCTCGATGCCGGCTTCAAGGTCGCCATCTGCGAGCAGGTCGAGGACCCCCGGCTGGCGCGGGGGTTGACCCGCCGCGAGGTCACCGAGGTCGTCACGCCGGGCGTGGTGCTCGACACCGACCACCTCGATGCGCACTGCAACAACTTCCTCGTCGCGCTGCACGCCGACGGTGGCGTGACCGCTGGTCTCGCGGCGCTGGATCTCTCGACCTTCGAGCTGCGCCTGACGCAGCTCGACGATACGGCAGCCCTGCTGGACGAGCTGGCGCGTCTGCGCCCGAAAGAGGTGCTGCACGACGAGACGCTGGGTGACCGCCTGGACGCGCTGCGCGTCGCCGTCGGCGGTGTCTGGCAGAGCGTCTCGCCGCAGACGCCGCGACTGGCGGCGGAGGGCGCGCTGGCGCTGCTACGGGCCCAGAGCGACGCGCCGCTCGATCCCTCAGCGCTGGCGCGCGCCGGGCCGGCGATCATGGCCGCGGGCCTTGCGCTGCAGTACGCGGCGAGCACGCAGCCGATGCGCGGCGTGCCGGCCTGCCGGACCGTCTTCTATCAGCCGGCCGATCACCTGCAGCTCGACGAGGCGACACTCGTCAACCTCGAGGTGCTGAGCGCGAGTGCAGAGCGCACGACGCACGGTTCGCTGCTGTGGGTGCTCGACCGCACGACGACGCCGATGGGATCGCGCCTGCTGCGCCAGCTGCTGGCGCGCCCGCTGCGCGACCTGGCCGCGATCCGGCGGCGTCAGGATGCGGTCGCGCTGCTCGTCGACGAGCCCGCGCTGCGCCAGCCGACGCGCGAGGCCCTGCGAGCCGTCGGTGACCTCGAGCGCCTGACGGCGCGCGCGGTGCTCGAAGCGGCGACGCCGCGCGAGCTCAGTCGCCTCGGGCGTTCGCTGCTGCAACTCCCGGTGCTGGCCGCGGCGCTGCGCCAGGCCGCGGCTCACGTGCCGGCGCGCGAGCTGCCCGAGCTGCTGCGCTGGCCCGAGGACCTGCTCGCCGATGTTGCCGAGGCGCTTGAGCGCTCGCTGCTGGAGGACGCGCCGGCGACGGCGCGCGAGGGGAGTATCTTCCGCCCTGGCTTCCGCGCCGAGCTCGACGAGCTGGTGCAGCTGGCGGAGGGCGGCCGCGCGGCGATTGCGCGGCTCGAGGCGGCGCTGCGCGAGCGCACCGGCATCGGCTCGCTCAAGGTGCGCTTCAATCGCGTCGTCGGCTACTACATCGAGGTAACCAAGGCGAATCTGCGGCATGTGCCGCAGGACTTTCAACGCAAGCACAGCACGCTCAACGCCGAGCGCTTCACCACCCCCGAGTTGCAGGACTACGAGCTGCGCGTGCTCGGCGCGCAGGATCGGCGCAACGCGCTCGAGCAGCAGCTCTTCGAGCAGCTCCGGCGCGAGGTTGGCGCGCAGGCCGGGCGCATCAAGGCCGCCGCCGCGCGGTTGGGCTGGTTGGACGTGCTCTGCGCGCTGGCCGAGGTCGCAGAGGCCAACAACTACTGCCGACCGGTCGTCGACGATTCCTCGACGATCGAGATCGAGCAGGGGCGGCATCCGGTGGTCGAGCGTTTCCTTCCCGCCGGGCAATTCGTGCCCAACGATCTCGTGGTCGACGGCGCTAGCGGCGCGATGCTGATCATCACCGGCCCCAACATGGCCGGCAAGTCGACCGTCATTCGGCAGGTCGCGCTGATCAGCCTCTTGGCGCAGGTCGGCGCCTTCGTGCCCTGTCGCCGCGCCCGCCTCGGGCTGGTCGATCGAATCTTCACGCGGGTCGGAGCGAGCGACAACCTGGCGCGCGGGGAGAGCACCTTCATGGTCGAGATGCGTGAGTCGGCAGCGATCCTGCGCCACGCCAGCGCCCGCAGCCTGGTGATCCTCGACGAGATCGGTCGTGGCACCTCGACCTACGATGGCATCAGCATCGCCTGGGCCGTTGCCGAATACCTCCACGACCGCGTCGGCAGTCGCACGCTCTTCGCTACGCACTACCACGAGCTATGTCAGCTCGCGGCGGTTCGACCGCGCGTTCGCAATTACAGCGTGGCGGTGAAGGAGTGGCAGGGCCGCGTCGTCTTCTTGCACCAGCTCGTGGCGGGGCCCGCGAGCCGCTCCTACGGCATCGAGGTCGCGCGCCTCGCGGGGCTGCCGCCGCCCGTCATCGAGCGCGCGCGCCAGGTGCTTGCGGCGCTCGAAGGGACAGCGCCCGCGGCGGATCTTCCGCTCCATGATCGCCTGCGCAGTCCAGCGGCGGTGCCGCCGCTGAGTGCCCCCCTGAGTGCCCCCCTGAGTGCCCCCCTGAATGCGGCCGCGCGCGCCGAGCGGGCCATCGTCGCAGACCTCAGCGAAATCATCACTGAACGGCTGACGCCGCTGGAGGCGCTGACCCTGCTCGACGGTCTGGCGGCGCGTGCGCGGGCCGGTGGTGACGCGACGAGCTCAGCCCAGGCGCCAACCCGCGAATTTGACAGGCCCGATTAG
- a CDS encoding transglycosylase domain-containing protein: protein MPPGSTQRVVVANPAEGGFLYWLLKLYGFVACALLAIVTAALPAGYLLLAATGPVPPDLRRYGETAAIESRLRASDGTLLARYAKERRHLVAIGELPATLLHALIAIEDRNFYHHGGVDLRGIARAAWANLRAGRVRQGGSTITQQVAKTLLSSERSIGRKLNEIVLARRIEARHTKEEILYYYLNHVFLGSRAYGVRAAAREYFGKEPAQLTLAQSALLAGLAQAPSRFSPRVNPRRARERRAQVLQAMVAAGYTTAGEAEQAQREALILARRPADPDPLRWLAPHFAERVHRQLTQRYGAERLASAGWEISTTLDLGLLALAREKTLQAVRALDKRQGWRGPLAQIASAEERQQVLSRITAIYAPQTLRVDRPYLALIDQVDERRALARIGSRRIAIPLGLMTWAAPYSRVDPENERTIAAVSEALHPGELVWVSSPAPASRPKSWGTVRDPLPTMALDQIPRIEGAFLLYDHQSGYVLAAIGGLDFDRSAFDRTSQACRQPGSTFKPIYYSLALDGDRFSMGTILKDKPYVPEPGEAWNPQNIHGTLNGEVTLHFALIRSLNLPSIELLAAVGAQATAAWARRLGFSTELVADKGLALGASCVRMDELTRAFATFARGGTRRDLQYLRQLRDRRGALLEDHTIVEDPWLSEAERLDRLWATAGDEASRDIDARTAFLTTTLLRDAVRTGIAARCRIVPAPTAGKGGTSSDTLDLWFSGFSSQWAATAWIGDDTNERPLGAKEASYTAAIPLWANFMRAAVGRRPQRELPLLRPPGLERATIDLLSGGPPRPGQPAVEIFYKPGTYETRPPASGAD, encoded by the coding sequence ATGCCCCCTGGCAGCACGCAGCGCGTGGTCGTCGCCAATCCGGCGGAGGGCGGCTTTCTCTATTGGCTGCTCAAGCTCTACGGCTTTGTAGCCTGCGCCCTGCTCGCGATCGTCACTGCCGCCCTTCCCGCGGGTTATCTGCTGCTGGCCGCGACGGGGCCCGTGCCGCCGGATCTGCGCCGCTACGGCGAGACGGCGGCGATCGAGTCCCGCCTCCGCGCCAGCGACGGCACGCTGCTGGCGCGCTACGCCAAGGAGCGCCGCCACCTCGTGGCGATCGGTGAGCTGCCCGCCACCCTCCTGCACGCGCTGATCGCGATCGAGGATCGCAACTTCTATCACCATGGCGGGGTCGACCTGCGCGGTATCGCGCGCGCCGCGTGGGCGAACCTCCGCGCTGGCCGCGTGCGCCAGGGCGGCAGCACGATCACGCAGCAGGTGGCCAAGACCCTCCTCTCCTCCGAGCGGTCGATCGGTCGCAAGCTGAACGAGATCGTCCTAGCGCGGCGCATCGAGGCGCGGCACACCAAAGAGGAAATCCTCTACTACTATCTGAACCACGTTTTTCTCGGCAGTCGCGCCTACGGCGTGCGCGCGGCGGCTCGAGAGTACTTCGGCAAGGAACCGGCGCAGCTGACGTTGGCGCAGAGCGCCCTCTTGGCCGGCCTTGCGCAGGCGCCTTCGCGCTTCTCGCCGCGCGTCAACCCGCGGCGAGCCCGCGAGCGACGCGCCCAGGTGCTGCAGGCGATGGTCGCCGCGGGCTACACCACGGCGGGCGAGGCGGAGCAGGCGCAACGTGAAGCGCTGATCCTCGCGCGGCGCCCCGCCGATCCCGATCCCCTGCGCTGGCTCGCTCCCCACTTCGCGGAGCGGGTGCATCGTCAGCTCACGCAGCGCTACGGCGCCGAACGCCTGGCCTCCGCGGGCTGGGAGATCAGCACGACGCTCGACCTCGGGCTCCTGGCGTTGGCCCGCGAAAAGACCCTGCAGGCGGTGCGGGCGCTCGACAAGCGTCAGGGCTGGCGCGGACCGCTCGCTCAGATCGCCAGCGCCGAGGAGCGCCAGCAGGTCCTCTCGCGCATCACAGCGATCTACGCGCCGCAGACCTTGCGCGTCGATCGCCCCTACCTCGCGCTGATCGATCAGGTCGACGAGCGCCGCGCCCTGGCGCGAATCGGTTCGCGGCGGATCGCGATCCCGCTCGGGTTGATGACGTGGGCGGCGCCCTATTCGCGCGTCGATCCCGAGAACGAGCGCACGATCGCCGCGGTCAGCGAAGCCCTGCATCCGGGCGAGCTGGTCTGGGTCAGCTCACCAGCGCCAGCGAGCAGACCCAAGAGCTGGGGCACCGTGCGCGATCCGCTGCCGACGATGGCGCTGGACCAGATCCCAAGAATCGAGGGCGCGTTTCTGCTCTACGACCATCAGAGCGGCTACGTGCTGGCGGCCATCGGCGGGCTGGACTTCGACCGCAGCGCCTTCGATCGCACGAGCCAGGCCTGCCGCCAGCCAGGGAGCACCTTCAAGCCGATCTACTACTCGCTGGCCCTCGACGGCGACCGCTTCTCAATGGGCACGATCCTCAAGGACAAGCCCTACGTTCCCGAGCCGGGAGAGGCGTGGAACCCCCAAAACATTCACGGCACGCTCAACGGCGAAGTAACGCTGCACTTCGCGCTGATCAGGTCGCTCAACCTCCCTTCGATCGAGTTACTCGCCGCGGTCGGCGCGCAGGCCACCGCTGCCTGGGCGCGACGGCTCGGCTTCAGCACGGAGCTCGTGGCCGACAAGGGTCTGGCCCTCGGTGCGAGCTGCGTGCGCATGGACGAGCTGACCCGCGCCTTCGCCACCTTCGCGCGCGGGGGAACCCGTCGCGACTTGCAGTACCTGCGCCAACTCCGCGACCGGCGCGGCGCGCTCCTGGAAGATCACACGATCGTCGAGGATCCGTGGCTCAGCGAGGCCGAGCGGCTCGACCGCCTCTGGGCTACCGCCGGCGATGAAGCCAGCCGCGACATCGACGCGCGAACCGCGTTCCTGACGACGACCCTCCTGCGCGATGCCGTGCGCACAGGCATCGCCGCGCGCTGTCGCATCGTGCCGGCCCCCACCGCTGGCAAGGGCGGCACCAGCAGCGACACGCTCGATCTCTGGTTCAGCGGCTTCAGCTCGCAGTGGGCGGCGACGGCCTGGATCGGTGACGACACGAATGAACGGCCGCTTGGCGCCAAGGAGGCGAGCTACACGGCGGCGATTCCGCTCTGGGCCAACTTCATGCGCGCGGCCGTCGGCCGGCGCCCTCAGCGCGAGCTGCCCCTGCTCCGGCCGCCCGGCCTCGAGCGCGCGACGATCGACCTCCTTTCCGGAGGCCCGCCGCGGCCAGGTCAGCCCGCGGTCGAGATCTTCTACAAGCCCGGCACCTATGAAACACGCCCGCCGGCGAGTGGAGCCGACTAA